In Elephas maximus indicus isolate mEleMax1 chromosome 7, mEleMax1 primary haplotype, whole genome shotgun sequence, the following proteins share a genomic window:
- the RIC3 gene encoding protein RIC-3 isoform X3: MSCTCFNSQLSKGKTTAEDRKCSTAIPGSSHRKITNFELAQLQEKLKETEEAMEKLINRVGPNGESRAQTVTSDQEKRLLHQLREITRVMKGGKFVDRPTPEKEAEEAPYMEDWEGYPEETYPVYDLSDSIKRRQETILVDYPDPEEPSAEEIAERMEVLEEESDHLGWESRPADPRAQEDNSVTWCDPKAEICSCCFCEEEDPAVLAENAGFSADNYSEQEEATKEGGPQDVREEGLGISAARAHTGGMLRKRNLQSLE; the protein is encoded by the exons ATGTCCTGTACCTGCTTCAATTCTCAGCTCTCAAAGGGGAAAACGACTGCCGAGGATCGGAAATGCTCTACTGCCATACCTGGAAGCTCCCACCGGAAAATTA CCAATTTTGAGCTTGCTCAACTGCAAGAAAAACTGAAGGAGACAGAGGAAgccatggaaaaattaatcaacaGAGTGGGACCTAATGGTGAGAG CAGAGCACAGACTGTGACTTCTGACCAAGAGAAGCGGTTGTTACATCAGCTCCGAGAAATCACCAGGGTCATGAAAGGAGGAAAATTTGTTGACAGACCCACTCCAGAGAAAGAAGCTGAGGAGGCCCCTTACATGGAAGACTGGGAAG GTTACCCTGAAGAGACTTACCCAGTTTATGACCTTTCAGACAGCATCAAGCGTAGGCAAGAAACAATCCTGGTGGATTACCCTGACCCAGAAGAGCCTTCTGCTGAAGAAATAGCCGAAAGAATGGAAGTGCTAGAAGAAGAATCAGACCATTTGGGTTGGGAAAGTCGGCCCGCTGATCCCCGAGCCCAGGAAGATAATTCTGTTACTTGGTGTGACCCAAAGGCAGAAATATGTTCCTGCTGTTTCTGTGAAGAAGAGGATCCCGCTGTCTTGGCAGAGAATGCTGGATTCAGTGCAGATAACTACAGTGAGCAAGAGGAAGCCACCAAAGAGGGGGGGCCCCAAGACGTCAGAGAGGAAGGCTTGGGCATCAGTGCTGCTAGAGCACATACAGGTGGCATGCTGAGGAAGCGGAACCTCCAGAGTTTAGAATGA